Part of the bacterium genome, CGGGCATGGTAGGGGATGTTCTCCCCGCTCAGCCCCTCCGGGAAGCCCGAGCCATCCCAACACTCATGGTGGTATACGACGGTCGGCACCGCGTCGGCCAGGAAGCCGATGGGCTGCAGGATGCTGCGCCCGATCAGCGGGTGCATGCGGTAGAAGATCAGCTCTCGGTCCTCCGGGTCGCGCGCCTCCATGGCGCTCTCTTCCACCCCGATCTTGCCGACGTCATGCAGGATGCAGCCGAAGCGCAGCGTCTCACGCTCGTCGGGGCCCATGCCCAGCGATGCCGCCAGCCGGTCCGCCAACTCCGTGACGCGCTCGGAGTGGTTGTACGTAGTTGGGTCGCGGGCCTCGATGGCCGTGGTCAGCGCCCGGATCGTCTCGTAGTAGTTCCGCCGGATGTCCTCGTACAGCTCGGCGTTCTCAATGGCCACCGCCGCTTGGTGCGCAAAGGCCGTGAGCAGGTCCACCTCGCGGTTGCGGAAGCGGCGCCGGCCCCGGGCGTACACGCGGATGACGCCCAGCGGCTCGTCCTTGCTGCGTAGCGGCACGCTGAGCACCGACCGCAGCCCCTCCGCATCGGCGGCGGCGCGGTACTGGAACTCGGGGTCGTTACGGACATCCAGCACCTGCACGGCCTCACCCGCCAGCACCCGCCGGTCGAGCGGACTGCCCTCGCGCGATACGGCGCCCTTCGCCAGGTACTCCTCGCTCAACCCGTGCATGACCACCGGGCGCAGTTCGCCGGTCTCCTTATCCAGCAGGCGGATGCCGCAGGCCCGGGCGCCCATCACGCGCTGGGCGCTGGTGGCGATCAGATCGAGCACCTGCCGCAGGCGCAGCGAGGTGGTGATGCTCCGCGCCACTTCGTACAGCAGCCGGGCCTCCACCGCCCGTCGCCGGATGGCCCGGGAGACGGTCGAAGCGAAGTAGCCCACCACGAAGAACATGGCGAGCTGCAGGATGGGAGCCAGGTCCTCCAGGCTCAGATAGGTGCTGTACTCGAAGCTCGTCTGGGCGCCCTTGGTGGCGCTGAGGTAGGCGGCGAGCAAAGAGATGATCACGGCGCCGTAGATGCTGAAGTTGAACCCGGCGTAGATGATCGGCAGGTAGTAGAACTGGCGCGCGATCTCGACCGCCCGCTCGTTGTCAGCCACCCGCACCACGACGGTGATGCCGGCCATGGCCAGCAGCAGCATTATCATTGGGCCTAAGGGCCGTTTGGTCACGGGATCATCCCTCGGTCAGAATTGCGGCCGCGTGGGCGCGCATGTCCTCATGCGCACATCCGTCGCTTCCGTCGCGTGGGCGCGCGTGTCCTCACGCGCGCAACCCCGACCCCACGCGCCCTACCGCACCTTGGTCCCCACGGGCACGTCCGCGTCCACAGTCAGCAACGCCAGCGCCTGCTCCGCCCCGGCAGCCAGCAGCATCCCCCGGCTCTCGACGCCGCGGATCTTGGCCGGCTCCAGGTTGGCGATCACGATGACCGCGCGCTCCAGCAACTCGCGCGGGTTGAACTCCTGCGCGATGCCGGCCACGATCTGCCGCGGCTCCGGCTCGCCGATGTCCACCAGCAGCTTCAGCAGCTTGTCCGCCCCCGGCACTCGTTCGGCCTCTAGTACCCTACCCACACGCAAGTCCATCTGCTTGAACTGGTCGAACGACACCACGGGTGCCTCCGGTTGCGGTGGTGCGAGGGCTGCTTGCTGCTGCTCGCGGCCCTGCAGCTTCTGCTCCAGCCGCTCCATGTCCATGCGCGGGAAGATCGGGTTGTCTCGCTCGATCTTCGTCCCCGGCGGCAGTTGCCCCGCCTCGACCCGCTCCCACTGCAGGGCCTCGTGGGCCGCCAGCCCGAGCTGCCGACAGATCTCCTCGGCCACCTCGGGCATGAAGGGGGCGATCATGATCGCCACCACCCGTACGCAGTCCAACGCATCATACAGGACGGCTTCCAGCTCGACCTGCTTCCCGTCCTTGTGGAGCGTCCACGGCTCGCGCTCATGGAGGAACTTGTTGCCCTCGCCCAGCAGCTCCCAAATGGCCTCCAGCGCCCCGCGGAAGTCCGCCACCTCCAGGGCCTGCTCGACCGTCGCGCGCGTGCGGGTGATCGACTCTGCCAGGTTCCCGGCTCCCGGTCCCGGCGTCGGCACGACGCCATCCAGATAGCGCTCCACCAGCGGCAGCGAGCGGTTCAGCAGATTGCCCAGGTCGTTGGCCAGGTCCGCGTTGAAGCGGCCCACCAGCGCCCGGAAGCTGAAGCTGCCGTCCAGGCCGAAAGGCACTTC contains:
- a CDS encoding GAF domain-containing protein — translated: MIMLLLAMAGITVVVRVADNERAVEIARQFYYLPIIYAGFNFSIYGAVIISLLAAYLSATKGAQTSFEYSTYLSLEDLAPILQLAMFFVVGYFASTVSRAIRRRAVEARLLYEVARSITTSLRLRQVLDLIATSAQRVMGARACGIRLLDKETGELRPVVMHGLSEEYLAKGAVSREGSPLDRRVLAGEAVQVLDVRNDPEFQYRAAADAEGLRSVLSVPLRSKDEPLGVIRVYARGRRRFRNREVDLLTAFAHQAAVAIENAELYEDIRRNYYETIRALTTAIEARDPTTYNHSERVTELADRLAASLGMGPDERETLRFGCILHDVGKIGVEESAMEARDPEDRELIFYRMHPLIGRSILQPIGFLADAVPTVVYHHECWDGSGFPEGLSGENIPYHARLCAVVDAYERLRNPQRFAQQALSIGEAIEEITAGAGTIFDPRLVSSFRKLMESGAPRAEPEPSENADEHE